The following coding sequences lie in one Mus musculus strain C57BL/6J chromosome 11, GRCm38.p6 C57BL/6J genomic window:
- the Dppa1 gene encoding developmental pluripotency associated 1 isoform X1, whose protein sequence is MMSLQVLISGLLLLLPVWSTTVTFSHDPWNNHTEVIPTQPSLKISTKDLYIGISVSAALLILLASALTIIKCRHRKKKTLESSVVFHGFQNEVFQSAEQPEAVDTVDIIKVPVAI, encoded by the exons ATGATGTCCCTTCAAGTCCTCATTTCAGGCCTCCTACTCCTTCTCCCAG TTTGGAGCACCACTGTGACATTTTCACATGACCCTTGGAATAATCACACT GAAGTGATCCCAACACAACCCTCCCTGAAGATCTCCACTAAGGACCTCTATATTGGAATCTCTGTGTCTGCTGCATTGCTGATCCTCCTTGCAAGTGCCCTGACTATCATAA AGTGCAGACACAGAAAAAAGAAGACTCTAGAAAG CTCGGTTGTCTTCCATGGATTTCAGAATGAAGTTTTTCAAAGTGCAGAGCAACCCGAAGCTGTAGACACTGTCGACATTATCAAAGTTCCAGTTGCCATTTGA
- the Dppa1 gene encoding developmental pluripotency associated 1 precursor translates to MMSLQVLISGLLLLLPAVWSTTVTFSHDPWNNHTEVIPTQPSLKISTKDLYIGISVSAALLILLASALTIIKCRHRKKKTLESSVVFHGFQNEVFQSAEQPEAVDTVDIIKVPVAI, encoded by the exons ATGATGTCCCTTCAAGTCCTCATTTCAGGCCTCCTACTCCTTCTCCCAG CAGTTTGGAGCACCACTGTGACATTTTCACATGACCCTTGGAATAATCACACT GAAGTGATCCCAACACAACCCTCCCTGAAGATCTCCACTAAGGACCTCTATATTGGAATCTCTGTGTCTGCTGCATTGCTGATCCTCCTTGCAAGTGCCCTGACTATCATAA AGTGCAGACACAGAAAAAAGAAGACTCTAGAAAG CTCGGTTGTCTTCCATGGATTTCAGAATGAAGTTTTTCAAAGTGCAGAGCAACCCGAAGCTGTAGACACTGTCGACATTATCAAAGTTCCAGTTGCCATTTGA